The Juglans regia cultivar Chandler chromosome 16, Walnut 2.0, whole genome shotgun sequence nucleotide sequence AAGTAACTCATATACTGCACAGTAGTAATTGTGCTAGTAACTGGCAGTTAAAAATGCATGACCCTTTTTCTAAGTTAAACTCTGTTGGGCCACTTTTAAGCTGTGacaccccatatgataaggataagggtaggtggtgtatgagatcccacattgcttggaaaaaaGAAGTtgttgctctttataaggttccaatggggttccaattgtatcatttaactagtcattttggagtatagaccatgtggtttgggccttccattagggcgttacaaatggtagcAGAACCTATCCTAATCATAAATGTGAGACTTAAGCCGTACCACCTACGATGGACTGGCCCGACGAGGGGGAGAGATTGTGAAACCCCATataataaggataagggtaagtgatgtatgagatcccacattgcttagaaaggagaagttcttactctttataaggttccaatgggactccaattgtattattgactagtcatttttaagtataggtcatgtggtttgggccttccgtTGGGGCGTTACATAAGTTAGGGGTGTTCGATGCAAGATCATTCTATAATGCCTTGTCTCCTCGTGATAGCTACTCTTTCCTATGAAAGAATAGATAGCAGAACAAGGCTCCTTTAAGAGTCTTTTAAGGTAGAGAGTGACAACTTCTTTAGGAAAGATCCTCAGTGGACAACTTAAGTAAGCGACATGTTATCATGGTTGATGGTACTGCATATGTAAGAGAAGTGGAAAAAGGGTGATCATCTCTTACTTCATTGTGACGTTGCTAGAGTTTTATGGAACTCTATTTTAGGTTTGGAATAGTTGGAAATCACCTAAGAGATATCTGTTCCTCAATGCCTCTAAATATACAATTTCCAACTGCCAAACACTTTGTCAAATGAAGAGGTTACTAATATGTTGCTTCACTGGTCTAATTCAGACTAAAGGTACCCTTTTGATAAGTACAACTATATTATCAAGAACTGAAAACCCTTTTCCAACCATCAGCAACCCTCTctccttttttcctctttttctttatgattCTTTGACCCAGGTATTCTGAGTTGTGTTTCAATTTCCTATAATCTTTTCCTTCTTATTGATTATGGGGTACTTGATCCAGCTTTTGTTGCAAAGTCCTTTGTATTTATGCCCAATAAAGATATTTCAGTCCTTTGAATTACTATAGGATGTGGAGGGAGTTTTCATGGGCAGAGTCAGCCTTGGTTGGTTGTTGGTCATAATAGAAGTTCTGACTCAGGCTGGAGAACTTTCAAAGTTTGTTAAATATTCACGTGACTGAAACAGAAATCGAGTAGGAGGTGGCAGTCGtgatagatttattattaattggagTCATTTCACAAAAAAGCTTCATTAAGAGGTTGATTTCTTCCAGTCTTTTATTGGCGAGAGAAACAGAGTAGGGCCTATTCGAGTTTCTCAAGGCCATTTGTCAGATTTGGGGATTTGGTTGGTTTAGGGCAACATATGACCTATTGTATCTCATAGGGGCATTTCAAGCAAAAGTGAGGAGGTGCTTgagttaataaataaaaagtggaCATGGGCTTAACTACTATTGGACCAGCATTTGAGACAACAGAGCAGCCGCAGAAACAAGTGGGTGGTATTGCAAGTCAAGGATCCCTTCATTACTCCAGCTTAAATTGCCAAAAGTGGGTTTGAGTTTTGGAAGATTGATCTTTGTGGTTGACAGAGATTCGGTGACTCTCCATAGTGCCTGGATTTCTTGGCCAGCCATGATCTCTATGGAGCAGGTCTCGTTTTTGGGTAAGGGCCCTTTTTAGAGGAACCTCTTAACTGCGAGCCTCAGAAATTTGCTGGCCTTCTGACCAAACGAGTTCAAGAGGCATAGGTGTAGTGGAATTAGATTCAATCTTACCGAAAGTGAAGGGTTTCAGTCATTCTGGGAGGATTGCTTGTGAAAGGTTTGAAGAGGAGCTAATGGCCTTGTTCAAAATCATTGAAGTGAGATCTATCATAATGATTTGGCTCTTAATCCGAAACCTGCCACCCTGAGCCAGGTTAGTAGAGAGTTAAAGCAATCAATATGCTCTATTAACCACAATTTGtattgtataccatcttgtgtacttgggctaagcctattcatatcaatataatcgtttacttacaaaaaaaaaaaaaaaaattaactacaatTTGTAAGGGAGTAGTTCAGTCAGGGCAAGAATAAGAGGAGGGGTGTTCATGGTTTTATATGAAGCCTTAGCTATTGTCATGGAACGCTAGGTGCTTGAGATTGGAAAAGAAGCGGCCAAGGATGAGGAATTTGCTTAGACGATGGAAGGCTTATATTATGTCTTCGGTAAATGAAAAATGGAGCATATCATGCATAGTGCAGAAAAAGAGTTCGTGGGTTGTCAACATGTAGATTTAGTGGTGTTCAGAATCTAAAGGAGCCTTTTGTGGGATATCGATTATGTGGGATAGAGTTTTTGTTTGGGGGAGTTTtctgttgttgtttcttttcaaaatgttGAAAACTGTTTAGAATAATAGCCTTTTGCAGGTGTTTATGGTCCCAATTTGGATAACGTGATGAGGTTTTTTGTGGGATAAACAGGCAAGTTTGATGAGTTTGTTAagaataaaacttctttataCAAGTAATTTGTGAATTTGCTTTAATAGTTTACTAAATTCAATTTCcctacaatttgaaaaaaataaggagaGACTTCTTTGGGGTCCATAAATGCAGAAATTTTTGTGACACTTGACATGCTATGTTTAAATTAGATGCATCCAAAAGGCAACACAAAGCTACGAATTCACCAATGGTACAGTTGAACATTGTATCAAATGAcatttgagttgaaataattataTCACAACCTGTCAATGAAATCACCTTAATGCATGGAttcaaaactaataataatgtgTATTATGCATGCTCATATGATAACTTAGTCCAGGTAACTCTatattgagaaaagaaaaaagaaaaaagaaaaaaggtaaaGTTTAATTCCAAGTTTAAAAACAGCACCATAAATTGATGAAGACAGCCTTGCTGGATTTAAATGGACTGCTTCTGGCTGTGGCTTGCGTCGCCTAGCATTATGATCAGAAAGACGCCTGCGACAGCTTCGCTTCTTTTCATCAAACTCGGACAGACTGTGGAACCTTCGGCATTAAAAACAATGTGGATACTAGTATCAAAGTTGTGAGCTAGGACTTGAAGCTAATGTTGATTGGTTATGAATCAGGACACGAGTGGAATTATTAATGACCAGAGACTTTAGATAAAAGAGTGACTACtgataaaatcatcaataacaaattgttACTGGATTTCAATATGTTCTGACATATAACTACCATTTTATAAGAAGCATTTACCTGCTACACTGTTGACAAAACCGAAGTTCCAGACCACCTACAATGACCTTTGGGGATTTTGAATGACTTTCACAAACTCTATGTTTGCGATGGTAATCTTTAGCCAACGAGAGGTCAAGGTTACAGCCTTCAACTTGGCAGTGCAATGTCTGTGTGCTCTGACAACTGGACTTGCATTTCTTAGCTGCGGTTGCTGATGACATGGAAGTCAGAGAAAATTTTGAGGTCTCTGTACTGTTTCCAACACAAGCATCTTCAGAGTACATCAGCTTACCAAGCTTTAGACTGAGCAATGGCTCACCAGAGCCAGATGGAAGCTCAAGTGTTGGAGAAGTTCCATTTGTCTCCACCTTGGCCAGTTTTTTCTTCCTGTGAAAATCTTTCGGGAAATCTCTAAAGGTCTCAAGAGTGAGCTTGGATGTCTTACTTTCACCAATTGAATATGAATCTACTGAAGCTGATTTGAAGCTATTTGACAGAGAAGCATGTCCCAAGTCTGGATCAGACCCACCACCCCCAGATGAATAAAAGCATCCAGGGTTAATTCCTTGATCTGCTTGCATAGCCCATTCTATTGGTTGCAACTTTAAATTCTCATTTGCTTTTGCATTGCAAACGAATAGATTCTCCCACTCCCATTGCGAGGGGGATTTTTCACTCCACTCCATCAGCAAGACtgaactcataaattgatatcaCACTACCTTCTCCAAAAGATGCAAAAAGCAACTGGTCACCGCTTCCTGAAAATGTTACTTGAAACTAAAGTTGACTTTATTGAGATACTACAGAAAGAATTATAGCACCCAATACTGAGAGAGGTGGTCGCAAAATACTCTTATAGTGATTGACAAACCCCACGCCAACCTGCTAAGAACACCCTGTTAGAAGACAATAGAAAGAACTGACAGATAATACAAATCAAGCTCATAACTGTCAAGAATAGGCATTAGCTTCTTTACTCGCACAATGAAGAGCTAGGCATCTCTTCTGATTCAGATGATTGATAAATCACGGAAAAAAACAGTGGCCTTGCAGAGACAATGTCAGAGTGCCCTCCCTGTTCCCCCCCAAGTACACAACTCAAAATATGTAGAGAGGAAATTTCGACCTCCCATTAGCAGAAACTCTCAACTCTTTGGCACGTAAGACTACCGCAGGAGTCAATAATCCATCGCCGTAGGCCAATTAGTCATTCCCGGATTTTAAGATACCACGGAAGCAAGTCCCAACCTCAAGAGAACCCAAGAAAAAATTACCATCTCCTTTTTTATCATGGAAGAGAAAGAAGCAAATCACAAAAGTCCGCACGTTATCTGCTGCCTTTCTGAAAATACAATCAGTCACCTTTGACCCCGAGTAGGGACGGGAAGTGTTCCCCAGTTTCCTGCAACACTTACAGTGACCAAActtcctatatttatttacagttTCGTCTCCTTTACCACCCTTCATGCAAAATACCCTTCATATTCAACGAAGCACTAAACACACAGCCTACCCTTCCAATAATTCACACCTAACATCATCAACGCAAAGCCACAAGTCGGGCAATGAATAAGACAACAAACTCATCAACAAAAAGCTAGGTACACCTTGATAGATCAGACAAACTACACAATTACCAGCAACCTAAACCCATGACTCTCTGCCTTTCTTATGTAATACATCGGCTCCACCATATTTTCCCACCTAATCAAACATACAAATACCAACCAACATACTCGATTATGTAATAACGAAATGCAAAATTAAATGCcgcaccattttatttttatcatgctTCCTAGTTcctatatttgtataatttgttgCATTGCACTGAGCACGGAAATcgaatttgataaaaagaaaaaaaaaaactggcttttggcgagagaaaatatttattacgcAAACTGTCAAAATTAATGAAATGTCACTGTTAGGTATAGGTGCTGGTCCCAGACTCCCAGTCCCCTGTGGTTTTGAAGGCTTTGGGAGAAGTTAGTCCCCTTCCTGTAGCACCATCGAGTAAccagttaaaaagaaaacaaaaacagacgACTTTCTATTTGGGATAGAAAAACGGCGTCGTAACGATTTCTCTGCAGCCACCACTTTCCCGAGAAAATCGAGagcaggaaaagaaaggaatcaTATCTTTTTCCATTTCCAATTACCAAACTTAACACTAAGGACTTGGTTTCCAGAATAAAACTAACAGGAGCGTGtccaaatatagaaaaatatcgGCAACTCCCACTCCTCCATCTAT carries:
- the LOC108979715 gene encoding squamosa promoter-binding-like protein 12 isoform X1, producing the protein MSSVLLMEWSEKSPSQWEWENLFVCNAKANENLKLQPIEWAMQADQGINPGCFYSSGGGGSDPDLGHASLSNSFKSASVDSYSIGESKTSKLTLETFRDFPKDFHRKKKLAKVETNGTSPTLELPSGSGEPLLSLKLGKLMYSEDACVGNSTETSKFSLTSMSSATAAKKCKSSCQSTQTLHCQVEGCNLDLSLAKDYHRKHRVCESHSKSPKVIVGGLELRFCQQCSRFHSLSEFDEKKRSCRRRLSDHNARRRKPQPEAVHLNPARLSSSIYDGKQQMNLVFDRVPLVYTSASVSSTWEDICSSKFTQTKEYPLKPEKTSDTDIQLHFPRNEMPCAITAICDDSSRLLSSKGTVGEVLNPGLEEPMIFTEQESTRDFRCALSLLSNNSWGSRESKPALHLHSNHAIHSSTPQPAMQVIQGFPSALSDSRAHILGSPNNGITDFQDFQLFRSPYEFGFHSNQLN
- the LOC108979715 gene encoding squamosa promoter-binding-like protein 2 isoform X2, coding for MSSVLLMEWSEKSPSQWEWENLFVCNAKANENLKLQPIEWAMQADQGINPGCFYSSGGGGSDPDLGHASLSNSFKSASVDSYSIGESKTSKLTLETFRDFPKDFHRKKKLAKVETNGTSPTLELPSGSGEPLLSLKLGKLMYSEDACVGNSTETSKFSLTSMSSATAAKKCKSSCQSTQTLHCQVEGCNLDLSLAKDYHRKHRVCESHSKSPKVIVGGLELRFCQQCSRFHSLSEFDEKKRSCRRRLSDHNARRRKPQPEAVHLNPARLSSSIYDGKQQMNLVFDRVPLVYTSASVSSTWEDICSSKFTQTKEYPLKPEKTSDTDIQLHFPRNEMPCAITAICDDSSRLLSSKGTVGLEEPMIFTEQESTRDFRCALSLLSNNSWGSRESKPALHLHSNHAIHSSTPQPAMQVIQGFPSALSDSRAHILGSPNNGITDFQDFQLFRSPYEFGFHSNQLN
- the LOC108979715 gene encoding squamosa promoter-binding-like protein 12 isoform X3, whose product is MSSVLLMEWSEKSPSQWEWENLFVCNAKANENLKLQPIEWAMQADQGINPGCFYSSGGGGSDPDLGHASLSNSFKSASVDSYSIGESKTSKLTLETFRDFPKDFHRKKKLAKVETNGTSPTLELPSGSGEPLLSLKLATAAKKCKSSCQSTQTLHCQVEGCNLDLSLAKDYHRKHRVCESHSKSPKVIVGGLELRFCQQCSRFHSLSEFDEKKRSCRRRLSDHNARRRKPQPEAVHLNPARLSSSIYDGKQQMNLVFDRVPLVYTSASVSSTWEDICSSKFTQTKEYPLKPEKTSDTDIQLHFPRNEMPCAITAICDDSSRLLSSKGTVGEVLNPGLEEPMIFTEQESTRDFRCALSLLSNNSWGSRESKPALHLHSNHAIHSSTPQPAMQVIQGFPSALSDSRAHILGSPNNGITDFQDFQLFRSPYEFGFHSNQLN